A part of Sulfurimonas aquatica genomic DNA contains:
- a CDS encoding WGR domain-containing protein gives MYDARVTLFRIVNHNTRYYTLHLCKTLFGEYMLIKINGSMKNTRPTRVIKEHYKSATEAMDAYKKKLQEKYKKGYSLELKREVN, from the coding sequence ATGTATGATGCAAGAGTAACTCTCTTTAGAATTGTGAATCATAATACGCGATACTACACATTACATTTATGCAAGACTCTTTTTGGAGAGTATATGCTGATAAAAATAAATGGAAGCATGAAAAACACAAGACCAACAAGAGTCATTAAAGAGCACTACAAGTCTGCAACAGAGGCAATGGACGCATATAAGAAGAAACTGCAAGAGAAGTATAAAAAAGGTTACAGCTTAGAGCTAAAACGTGAGGTAAATTAA
- a CDS encoding DUF2130 domain-containing protein produces MTTQSTITCPKCSTKINIEDALYSQLQTKFEIDREAERVKYKEAMDKLHLQQTALKNQEQEFNKKLHDALELQLNEERVKLQTQISKDIKAKIDSENALQLKQLQEELDAKSKQVQELNASKATIAKLQREKQEIESRVKADSQIEFNKQLDIERSKALKEAQESNALKIKEKDEQLNQIKKQLDDAKRKAEQGSMQIQGEAQEKSIEDFLELNFKYDDIQEVSKGAFGADCIQTINTLDFTNCGKICYESKNTKTFSSDWIKKLKNDMLDAGADVGVLVTSAMPKEMDRMGYVDGVWVCSYEEFKGTAALIRTSMIEIYKASKSQENRVDKMSLLYTYFTSNEFSMQLQSIVEGFVAMQDELNKQKRSVMASWKRQQKQIDSVLTNTTNMYGSIKGIAGNAIANVQALELEYDEELSDSSQNEE; encoded by the coding sequence ATGACTACCCAATCAACTATCACTTGCCCTAAATGTTCTACAAAGATTAATATAGAAGACGCACTCTATTCACAACTACAGACTAAATTTGAGATAGACAGAGAAGCAGAGAGAGTTAAATATAAAGAGGCGATGGATAAACTCCATCTTCAACAAACTGCATTAAAAAATCAAGAACAAGAGTTTAATAAAAAACTCCATGACGCACTTGAGCTACAACTAAATGAGGAGAGAGTTAAACTACAAACTCAAATAAGTAAAGATATAAAAGCTAAAATAGACTCTGAGAATGCCTTACAACTCAAACAACTCCAAGAGGAGTTAGACGCTAAGAGTAAACAAGTGCAAGAACTTAACGCTTCTAAGGCGACCATCGCTAAGCTTCAACGAGAAAAGCAAGAGATAGAGTCTCGCGTTAAGGCTGATTCTCAAATAGAGTTTAACAAACAGCTCGATATAGAAAGAAGTAAGGCTCTTAAAGAAGCTCAAGAGTCTAACGCTTTAAAGATTAAAGAGAAAGACGAACAATTAAATCAGATAAAAAAGCAACTCGATGATGCCAAACGCAAGGCGGAGCAGGGGAGTATGCAGATTCAAGGTGAAGCTCAAGAGAAGAGCATAGAGGATTTTTTAGAGTTAAATTTTAAGTATGACGACATCCAAGAGGTAAGCAAAGGCGCCTTTGGAGCGGATTGTATACAGACTATAAATACACTCGATTTTACAAATTGTGGAAAGATCTGTTATGAGTCTAAAAACACTAAAACCTTTAGCAGCGACTGGATAAAAAAACTAAAAAACGACATGCTTGATGCTGGAGCAGATGTTGGAGTGCTAGTTACGTCTGCCATGCCAAAAGAGATGGATAGAATGGGTTATGTAGATGGAGTGTGGGTGTGTAGTTATGAGGAGTTTAAAGGTACCGCGGCACTTATTAGAACTTCAATGATAGAGATATATAAAGCGAGTAAATCTCAAGAGAATAGGGTAGACAAAATGAGTCTACTTTACACATACTTCACAAGTAACGAATTCAGTATGCAACTCCAATCAATTGTAGAAGGCTTCGTGGCGATGCAAGATGAGCTTAATAAACAGAAGCGTTCAGTAATGGCTAGCTGGAAACGCCAACAAAAACAGATTGATTCAGTACTAACCAATACAACCAATATGTACGGCTCTATCAAGGGCATTGCAGGCAACGCAATTGCCAATGTTCAAGCTTTGGAGCTAGAGTATGATGAAGAGCTCTCAGATTCTTCCCAAAACGAGGAGTAG
- a CDS encoding helix-turn-helix transcriptional regulator, with amino-acid sequence MQSKFDNDEEIEEFYKLVSNNVKKYRLLKGMTQMDLGLEIGIKSVAFFSNCESLRYGKHFNIEHIFRLSKVLDKEICDFF; translated from the coding sequence TTGCAATCTAAGTTTGATAATGACGAGGAGATAGAAGAGTTTTATAAACTGGTCTCTAACAATGTAAAAAAGTACCGATTACTAAAGGGCATGACGCAGATGGATTTAGGTTTGGAGATAGGGATAAAATCTGTAGCGTTTTTCTCTAACTGTGAATCTCTGAGGTATGGCAAACATTTTAATATAGAGCATATTTTTAGACTCTCCAAAGTACTTGATAAAGAAATATGCGATTTTTTTTAA